From the genome of Symphalangus syndactylus isolate Jambi chromosome 5, NHGRI_mSymSyn1-v2.1_pri, whole genome shotgun sequence, one region includes:
- the H3-5 gene encoding histone H3.3C, with translation MARTKQTARKSTGGKAPRKQIATKAARKSTPSTAGVKKPHRYRPGTVALREVRRYQKSTELLIRRLPFQRLVREIAQELNAGLRFQSAAVGALQEAGEAYLVGLFEDTNLCAIHARRVTIMPRDIQLARRIRGERA, from the coding sequence ATGGCCCGAACCAAGCAGACGGCTCGTAAATCCACGGGTGGGAAAGCCCCCCGCAAACAGATAGCCACGAAAGCCGCCAGGAAAAGCACCCCCTCCACCGCCGGGGTGAAGAAGCCGCATCGCTACCGGCCCGGGACCGTGGCGCTGCGAGAGGTTCGTCGTTACCAGAAGTCGACGGAGCTGCTCATCCGCAGGCTGCCCTTCCAGAGGCTGGTGAGGGAGATCGCGCAGGAGCTCAACGCCGGCCTGAGGTTTCAGAGCGCAGCCGTCGGGGCGCTGCAGGAGGCCGGCGAGGCGTACCTGGTGGGTCTGTTCGAAGACACCAACCTGTGCGCCATCCACGCTAGGAGGGTCACCATCATGCCCAGAGACATCCAGCTGGCTCGCCGGATACGGGGAGAGAGAGCTTAA